A region from the Silene latifolia isolate original U9 population chromosome 7, ASM4854445v1, whole genome shotgun sequence genome encodes:
- the LOC141591572 gene encoding uncharacterized protein LOC141591572 → MWVATTPLNFSGNFIIKHCQHHHHSSGFGFRVRCSDSQSSNPRGFGSQDDSNVKKRKDQKGMLLQQSNSISKESSPMPGQAPGVSSRLDKVYIQNPSDLQFEKKLQAVKRSAVEKKKVKEEKQFGPIDYDAPIESKQSTIGLGTKIGVGIAVVLFGLVFALGDFLPSGSISSTEDNGTVTRKLSKEETAVLQSRLQQYQATLSASPKDTVALEGAAVTLAELGNYAQAASYLEDLTKERPSDPDVFRLLGEVKYELKDYEASVSAYKNSDKVSKTVDFEVLRGLTNALLAAKKPDEAVQLLLETRERLNKEQLSDSTKTENGDQTVDPVQVELLLGKAYSDWGHISDAVAVYDQLISSHPNDFRAYLAKGIILKQNGNVGDAERMFIQARFFAPEKAKVLVDQYAKR, encoded by the exons ATGTGGGTTGCAACTACCCCATTGAATTTTTCTGGCAATTTTATCATTAAACATTGTCAGCATCACCATCATTCTTCTGGGTTCGGGTTTCGGGTTCGATGCTCGGATTCTCAGTCTTCTAATCCTCGGGGTTTTGGCTCTCAAGAtgattccaat GTGAAGAAAAGGAAGGATCAAAAGGGCATGCTTTTGCAGCAAAG TAATTCAATAAGCAAGGAGTCTAGCCCTATGCCTGGTC AGGCACCTGGAGTGAGCTCAAGGCTTGACAAAGTGTATATTCAGAATCCGTCAGATCTCCAATTCGAGAAAAAACTTCAAGCTGTTAAAAG ATCAGCTGTTGAAAAGAAAAAGGTAAAAGAAGAGAAACAGTTTGGGCCAATTGATTATGATGCCCCGATAGAGTCAAAACAAAGCACAATTGGGCTTGGTACTAAG ATCGGAGTTGGGATTGCTGTGGTGCTCTTTGGACTAGTTTTTGCCCTTGGCGATTTCTTACCATCTGGAAG CATAAGTTCAACTGAAGATAACGGGACAGTTACCAGAAAGCTGTCTAAAGAAGAGACGGCTGTGCTTCAG AGTAGGCTTCAGCAATATCAGGCAACCCTAAGCGCCTCGCCTAAAGATACTGTTGCTCTTGAA GGAGCTGCTGTGACACTTGCTGAACTCGGGAATTATGCTCAAGCTGCTTCTTATCTTGAAGACTTGACAAAG GAGAGACCAAGTGACCCTGACGTATTCCGTCTGCTGGGAGAGGTTAAATATGAGCTTAAAGATTATGAAGCAAGCGTTTCAGCATACAAGAATTCTGACAAG GTGTCGAAAACTGTAGATTTTGAGGTTCTGCGTGGTCTTACAAATGCACTGCTTGCAGCTAAGAAGCCAGACGAG GCTGTTCAGTTGCTTTTGGAGACCCGTGAGCGTCTCAACAAAGAACAATTAAGTGATAGCACCAAAACGGAAAATGGGGACCAGACAGTGGATCCAGTTCAA GTTGAACTGCTTCTTGGAAAAGCCTATTCCGATTGGGGTCATATCAGTGATGCAGTAGCTGTTTATGATCAATTGATATCTAGTCATCCAAATGACTTCCGTGCTTACTTAGCTAAG GGAATTATATTGAAGCAAAATGGCAATGTTGGAGATGCGGAAAGGATGTTCATACAA GCGCGTTTTTTTGCTCCTGAGAAGGCAAAGGTGCTTGTGGATCAGTACGCAAAACGCTAA
- the LOC141589656 gene encoding F-box/kelch-repeat protein At3g06240-like: MKSRKMMKSKKSCSTQPHTCAYIPAELLTQILAILPVKTLVRFRCVCKSWRSIIDDPVFVSMHRKLNNFTSSKLVSLEGLGAGGYSGCSLTVRNANTFRKTGSIFKSSERYYLHGRCDSLLLMFHPDTYEMRLINASIRKSLLLADCPILPCFGFGPEFVFGFARLSQDYKIIAISFESIERVEPRQTRVAVYTLSDQQWAIRDNGRVNINWSTFDRICGPYYVCDGAAHWLGNEVGHGGNRRPGYLVSLDFDTEIFTFSELPHELDAKDSSRSLFLLGESLAILCVSGKNTSIWVLEKNSGKRDWTLWFSGRSSPEGLNLFYRSMQVIRRVLYYEGDGGYIVYGKQSYNIATGQVQLLGKSITRHVEFEKYSESLVLCNGYETEDMTSSPFVLNK, from the coding sequence ATGAAGAGCAGGAAGATGATGAAGAGCAAGAAATCATGTTCAACTCAACCCCATACTTGTGCATACATACCAGCAGAATTACTTACCCAAATTCTCGCAATTTTGCCGGTTAAAACCCTTGTAAGATTCAGGTGCGTATGCAAATCTTGGCGCTCTATTATCGATGATCCCGTCTTTGTTTCGATGCATCGTAAACTCAACAACTTTACTTCGAGTAAATTAGTATCTCTCGAGGGTTTGGGAGCTGGTGGATATAGCGGATGTTCATTGACAGTTCGTAATGCCAACACATTTAGAAAAACCGGTTCCATTTTCAAGAGTTCCGAAAGATATTATCTTCATGGTAGATGTGATTCATTGCTTTTAATGTTTCACCCTGATACTTACGAAATGAGATTAATTAACGCTAGTATTAGAAAATCGTTGCTACTTGCAGATTGCCCCATTCTTCCCTGTTTCGGGTTTGGGCCTGAGTTTGTATTTGGATTTGCGCGTCTTAGTCAGGATTATAAAATCATCGCGATCTCATTTGAGAGTATTGAGAGAGTAGAGCCTCGTCAGACTCGTGTTGCAGTTTATACACTTAGTGATCAACAATGGGCTATAAGAGATAATGGGCGGGTCAATATCAATTGGTCAACCTTTGATCGTATTTGTGGGCCCTACTATGTGTGTGATGGGGCAGCTCACTGGCTCGGAAATGAAGTTGGTCATGGGGGTAATCGTAGACCGGGTTATCTTGTTTCCCTTGATTTTGATACAGAAATTTTCACCTTTTCGGAACTGCCACACGAGTTGGATGCGAAGGATTCTTCAAGGTCTTTGTTTCTTCTTGGGGAGTCACTAGCGATTTTATGCGTTTCTGGTAAAAATACGAGCATATGGGTATTGGAAAAGAATAGTGGAAAGAGGGATTGGACTCTTTGGTTCTCGGGTCGTTCGAGCCCTGAAGGTTTGAATTTGTTCTACCGGAGTATGCAGGTAATAAGAAGGGTATTATATTATGAGGGTGATGGTGGCTATATTGTTTATGGGAAGCAGTCGTACAACATTGCTACTGGCCAAGTGCAGTTGCTTGGAAAATCTATTACTCGTCATGTAGAATTTGAAAAATATTCTGAGAGCTTGGTTTTGTGCAATGGATATGAAACCGAGGATATGACTTCTTCCCCATTTGTCTTGAATAAGTAA
- the LOC141589657 gene encoding F-box/kelch-repeat protein At3g06240-like: MKSRKVMKSKKSCSIQPHTCAYIPAELLTQILAILPVKTLVRFRCVCKSWRSIIDDPVFVLMHLKLNNFNSSKLVSLEDLGAGGYSGCSLTIRNANTFRKTGCVFKSSERYYDLLGRCDSLLLMIHPNTDEMRLINASIRKSLLLAHCPILPPCFGFGPEFIFGFAQLSQDYKIIAISFERIERVEPRQTRVAVYTLSDQQWAIRDNGLNIDWLTFDRICGPYYVCDGAAHWLGNEVGHGGNRRPSYLVSLDFDTEIFTFSELPDELDAKDSSRSLFLLGESLAILCVSGKSTSIWVLEKNSGKRDWSLWFSGRSSTEGLNLFYRSMQIIRRVLYYEGDGGYIVYGKQSYNIATGQVRLLGKSMSRDVEFEKYSESLVLCNGYETEDMTSSPFVLNK; the protein is encoded by the coding sequence ATGAAGAGCAGGAAGGTGATGAAGAGCAAGAAATCATGTTCAATTCAACCCCATACATGTGCATACATACCCGCAGAATTACTTACTCAAATTCTCGCAATATTGCCGGTTAAAACCCTTGTAAGATTCAGGTGCGTATGCAAATCTTGGCGCTCTATTATCGATGATCCCGTCTTTGTTTTGATGCATCTTAAACTCAACAACTTTAATTCGAGTAAATTAGTATCTCTCGAGGATTTGGGAGCTGGTGGATATAGCGGATGTTCATTGACAATTCGTAATGCGAACACATTTAGAAAAACCGGCTGCGTTTTCAAGAGTTCCGAAAGATATTATGATCTTTTGGGTAGATGTGATTCATTGCTTTTAATGATTCACCCTAATACTGACGAAATGAGATTAATTAACGCTAGTATTAGAAAATCACTGCTACTTGCACATTGCCCCATTCTTCCTCCCTGTTTCGGGTTTGGGCCTGAGTTTATATTTGGATTTGCGCAGCTTAGTCAGGATTATAAAATCATCGCGATCTCATTTGAGAGGATTGAGAGGGTAGAGCCTCGTCAGACTCGTGTTGCAGTTTATACACTTAGTGATCAACAATGGGCTATAAGAGATAATGGGCTCAATATCGATTGGTTAACCTTTGATCGTATATGTGGGCCCTACTATGTGTGTGATGGGGCAGCTCACTGGCTCGGAAATGAAGTTGGTCATGGGGGTAACCGTAGACCAAGTTATCTTGTTTCCCTTGATTTTGACACAGAAATTTTCACCTTTTCGGAACTGCCAGATGAGTTGGATGCGAAGGATTCTTCAAGGTCTTTGTTTCTTCTTGGGGAGTCACTAGCGATTTTATGTGTTTCTGGTAAAAGTACCAGCATATGGGTATTGGAAAAGAACAGTGGAAAGAGGGATTGGAGTCTTTGGTTCTCGGGTCGTTCGAGCACTGAAGGTTTGAATTTGTTCTACCGGAGTATGCAGATTATAAGAAGGGTATTATATTATGAGGGCGATGGTGGCTATATTGTTTATGGGAAGCAGTCCTACAACATTGCTACTGGCCAAGTGCGGTTGCTTGGAAAATCTATGAGCCGTGATGTAGAATTTGAAAAATATTCTGAGAGCTTGGTTTTGTGCAATGGATATGAAACTGAGGATATGACGTCTTCCCCATTTGTCTTGAATAAGTAA